One window from the genome of Lentibacillus daqui encodes:
- a CDS encoding spore coat protein, translated as MDHPMNCTGDSTVDQEQNSQVKNVQQSDECIVIKDSCDIDVKSTDTQAAVNIQVALQAAIALVISISIADSSTEDEITQDLFAKLKSSQVNKQQLYIENSRGVNVTTTDTDIAVNAQILLQVLIALVVRLEVL; from the coding sequence ATGGATCATCCTATGAATTGCACTGGTGATAGCACTGTTGATCAAGAACAGAATTCACAAGTGAAAAACGTTCAACAGTCCGATGAGTGTATCGTTATTAAAGACTCATGCGATATAGATGTGAAGTCGACCGATACTCAAGCCGCTGTTAACATTCAAGTTGCCCTTCAGGCTGCAATTGCTTTAGTAATTAGCATTTCTATTGCAGATAGCAGTACCGAGGATGAAATTACCCAAGATCTATTCGCTAAATTAAAATCCAGTCAGGTAAACAAACAACAGCTTTATATTGAAAATTCACGTGGTGTAAATGTTACAACGACCGATACGGATATTGCCGTTAATGCCCAAATCCTATTGCAAGTGTTAATTGCATTAGTTGTTCGATTGGAAGTACTTTAA
- a CDS encoding DUF2642 domain-containing protein, whose amino-acid sequence MALTDRQRDLLNYLNQLSQSLANSGLNNDFSLNLPGLNVDFDVDVGRNRSGGGTSPTPPNTPKTMRDVLINAINEQVQITTPFDTVTGTLIAVKNDYVVLVENTGEQTLVRIDKIEFVSEI is encoded by the coding sequence ATGGCACTTACAGATCGTCAGAGGGATCTACTGAATTACCTTAACCAACTATCCCAGAGTCTTGCCAACAGTGGATTAAATAATGATTTCTCATTAAATTTACCAGGACTAAATGTTGATTTTGATGTCGATGTTGGAAGGAACAGATCGGGTGGCGGAACATCTCCAACTCCACCAAATACTCCCAAAACGATGCGCGACGTATTAATTAACGCAATCAATGAACAGGTACAAATAACTACACCTTTTGATACCGTAACAGGTACGCTCATAGCAGTGAAGAATGACTATGTCGTATTAGTGGAAAACACTGGAGAACAAACACTAGTCCGTATAGATAAAATCGAATTCGTCAGTGAGATATAA